From the Ictalurus furcatus strain D&B chromosome 19, Billie_1.0, whole genome shotgun sequence genome, one window contains:
- the golgb1 gene encoding golgin subfamily B member 1 isoform X1, translating into MLSRLTQGVTSVLQELSGEEHRGDDPDPQDGLVPRLLSGPEASSDVSGPSEEILEQLAQTEQLVVQLKELIREKDGQLARAEKLLKEEKEQGDAKFTKLKLQAKAKMAALNKQIAELKGQEGLNTSQSSESSFTLPSGLEEELHKLKEKLSQEESSSESLREQLRVAEQRIKEKEEEHAEQVRVLQAVVKDKDVRFQEQIQKHEEELLQFNTQVSNDAELQQALRDSQRRIEELEESLRSRSEVLEMLQQELNSADQQKQILTAQFRQMEEELAEAHKLREQEKEQSAMHTEEQLQALRSSLEALEKEKEQTVTVLEAELSRRMSELDRVKASLDESISKGKEEDARVQAELTTLRADLEASERQREEVTKKLEVEVERRVAELHLLQEKLDAVERERQEASQSERDELTRLQMELASLRGRLDAGKEEQEAGVHAKQALEKLWKGLHSLSSEGSEVEMTVPEDPAQVLPVLEARLDNLREEHQDREVRMSQISVTIETLQGQLDRSTADGEEAVARIRQLEQQLSERQVPDEARGDQVTDLSARDLDKAEGADGHSSEKFVVLEQQLVEQEQELAALRERLVFTELQNLKISQEEIIGSQNTEDIPSIPESSGALPGLEDVSEDTTLIAVDTETSAMSTSVVSSYGDNESSPEMTGPQPESPVELKGASSDEMVTSTDSEVAHSSWTLLEAINQDAGQDWPRQVQDLNALHLSTQSWEETSEEQVTSTCSMVKVESSSMIIQETVQIQISQQEANLLNADTSPSQAFAQILAEELQKRYSELLSELQQMKDSAAESQEKVHLLEEELKSLTVVKDEAEARALTYERDLMEAQAEIHREAEQKTSEKDEQKKVLEEQLESLQKEAQSKDQKIQSLQADLDEIQQKLIDKEGQVQMLGAQLEDRELVSSELEEKVFAMEARIQQFSEEAERAKAALLGKTTEYDDLQQSLSLKEQEMVELSDSMTAKLLQAGEEKFAISSEVKMLKEQMMELEKTWHDQQKGKADKTADESEDLVALRKENENLIAQIAAMRTDGEQVKRKLQAALVQRKELMKKIAGFEKEAEGWKEKVNVDGDVTSEESEREQELQKLEAQLQETRQVLNSKEEALNVLEQKTLSQDQALAEAHVEIRRLIEEAKALREHEQMIHQVQEDNTRLQSQVTNMESALDALQRKHQEAVDSRKDTLRKAKEKDRHHREQLRQQKEEYTDLLERFEAKDEEKAKLIKHVEELESLVESRETVDQEKLVYVEEVSETTTENVEKPGSGDWVQEDWVDFSTPDSEISQQGSPAEQPPQATSGNHESVISFLQDKVKSEQAARVDLETQLQESQASLSLQKTELLELSKELETLRSKEKQIDALSEELDALRKKCEQAEAHAEMLKAEVEEAADVVKTSISDAESPVIALQAEVDEFKQFLKSKNDEIIDLSQQLSEQSFLLQKLQETVLEKDQLIASLQEGLKAEQERSQKLEAEIPQKQEEEKDNSAKLQQLQRKFQAALVSRKEVLKENQTLKEELTSAEKSKSELLAKITNIEANLSTLSTEKEKLIEEVDRTLLENQSLGATCESLKLAMDGLLNEKETYKHQADSARDEAEQASRRWEEKVQVMREEYETLLKSYENVSDEAERVRRVLEAARQERQESAAKARAHEAAKQEAEKIAAEAQKEVDVVKEKMRKFAKTKHQKIMELEEENEKLREQVEKKGTKEQDTNWEQELEKVKNEFEALKANFDSLEAERNSLEQETEKMKQQLAQQMDKKNSGILDVGSSEEVKEHIVAQHLSPILTENQEDLALGSFSLEQEVETKTERTEIQHAETDEQLKEKVPALEVAEGKLKELQAALEDEKRTRAEQESLLNAELSALRQHLQESVEREENLKEECSKRETQLQVTRTRLEDTMGTRVDQGSLLNAELSSLKHDLQESAEREQRLKEECSKKENQLQELRRSLEVEKDDLEERLMNQLAQVNGSIAGYQQEAANSRDRLADLQRELEKVQREQAELEATLAGERGRASRLEEDKRQAQRERAEAEAEAGKQRELEQKLKSAQRVKEGSQSRARQLEELLREKQLEVRQMQKDCIQYQERISVVDREAKALLLGKDEVSNELEAARQEMAKIKEERSRLESELSVYKGNLDMAQAEVRQAHAEKVASEQLLLQREAELKSEAERTLDEVRYRLGAELKQMELRLEQAYRDREREEEATVVAKNIADAAKKYAQETQARLDESLARLAAFSRSMSSLQDDRDRVLDEAKQWESRFHSALQGKEAELREAEGRAKDLSEQLQKETTQKEQLQSSLERLQKAEEQWQLELSEAEKRHNESLTALEKEREELQQKLTQTESSLVQAQSQLTSLEAEAEGLRHRAKALDEAVDKLQSEANQARAELKERETEERRLCLNLEQLETDLRSSKTLTDTLQAELAEKQKREVELLGEKEHAVTQAVEEARKEADSRAEKAERELEERRAVVRDLEERLRKTEEDASHSKTRLDSFTKAMGSLQDDRDRVLSQYRQLEERHLQFMMEKDGLIQEAATENNGLKEELRALLAQRDDLNAENAKLDAQLHGYRDELKQVLSMKDSQHKKLLSVQLERVSALEKERDEFQAKLEVLEKEAFVKRGPAVEHEILSQSGQVKAVLHDAPGAELEKLREQLQAARTKINTLEETLESEREAYASNGKELKELRWEGGILRTQTETAEERVAELARDLMEMEQKLLAEKEAAAQLRAQNQAFGQAMASLQDSRDAAISEVKELRLRMEESHQSGHLSAPPSSSTGEMWSLKNALSALQNDRERMLEQLQRQRSELDRLGSGELARLTKILEEERKKTGEMEKRMTMLLHERDTELERDRQEFAMLKLEHSDLQAQAESLRKQTLATLSERDQQIRQLGGMLEEARSSQPKLLQEHARRQGRIAEDSAPGGPLGHSEDYKAECVVLQKRLDEEMELRLSVQEQLKRYTQDEWLSGPQDVHSETAVLIEPPEGAVTRSRSGGPRLARMLRGAFCSRQRTPLLVSLYLLTIHAVLLLCLGGYL; encoded by the exons ATGTTGAGCCGGCTGACCCAAGGCGTGACCTCCGTCCTGCAGGAGTTATCTGGGGAGGAGCACCGCGGCGATGATCCTGATCCTCAG GATGGGTTGGTGCCGAGGTTGTTATCCGGCCCTGAAGCCTCCTCAGATGTCTCGGGTCCTTCAGAAGAGATCCTGGAGCAACTGGCTCAGACAGAACAGCTTGTGGTCCAGCTTAAAGAGCTCATCAGGGAGAAGGACGGTCAGCTGGCCAGAGCCGAGAAACTGCTCAAG gaGGAGAAGGAGCAGGGTGATGCAAAGTTCACCAAATTAAAACTGCAAGCGAAAGCCAAGATGGCTgccttaaataaacaaattgctGAGCTGAAAGGACAGGAGGGACTCAACACCAGTCAG agttcaGAGAGCTCCTTCACGCTGCCTTCTGGCTTGGAGGAGGAGCTCCACAAGTTGAAAGAAAAGTTAAGTCAGGAGGAATCGTCAAGCGAAAGCCTGCGAGAGCAGCTGAGAGTCGCAGAGCAGCGGattaaagagaaagaggaggagcatGCGGAACAG GTGCGAGTTCTGCAGGCTGTAGTAAAGGACAAAGATGTGCGGTTTCAGGAGCAAATCCAAAAGCATGAGGAGGAGCTGCTTCAGTTCAACACCCAGGTCTCAAACGACGCTGAGCTACAGCAG GCTCTGCGTGATTCCCAGAGGAGGATCGAGGAGCTGGAGGAGTCCTTGCGCTCTCGTTCAGAAGTCCTGGAGATGTTGCAGCAGGAGCTCAACAGTGCAGATCAACAGAAACAG ATTCTGACTGCACAGTTCAGACAGATGGAGGAGGAGCTAGCCGAAGCACACAAACTGAGAGAACAGGAGAAGGAGCAATCAGCCATGCACACTGAGGAACAACTCCAAGCTTTGAGAAGCAGTCTGGAGGCtttagagaaggagaaagagcagACCGTCACGGTTCTTGAAGCAGAACTGTCCCGAAGGATGTCTGAGCTGGACCGAGTGAAAGCAAGTCTGGATGAAAGTATTAGTAAAGGGAAGGAAGAGGATGCGAGAGTCCAGGCTGAGCTAACCACACTGCGAGCCGACCTAGAAGCttcagagaggcagagagaagaaGTGACGAAGAAGCTGGAGGTCGAGGTTGAACGTCGAGTGGCTGAGCTGCACCTGTTACAAGAGAAGCTCGACGCGGTGGAAAGGGAAAGACAGGAAGCGTCGCAGAGCGAAAGAGATGAGTTGACACGGCTGCAGATGGAGCTCGCGTCCCTCAGAGGAAGGCTGGATGCTGGAAAAGAGGAACAGGAAGCCGGGGTACATGCCAAGCAAGCGCTGGAAAAGCTCTGGAAgggacttcactctctaagcAGTGAAGGATCTGAGGTAGAGATGACCGTCCCAGAAGATCCTGCACAGGTTCTGCCTGTTTTGGAAGCTAGACTGGACAACCTGAGAGAAGAGCATCAGGATAGAGAAGTGCGGATGTCTCAAATCAGCGTCACCATAGAAACGCTGCAAG GACAGCTAGACAGAAGCACCGCAGACGGAGAGGAAGCAGTGGCCAGGATTCGACAGCTTGAACAGCAGCTTTCCGAGCGTCAG gttcCTGATGAGGCACGGGGAGATCAGGTGACTGACCTGTCTGCGAGGGATTTGGATAAAGCAGAAG GTGCAGATGGACACAGTTCTGAGAAGTTTGTGGTACTGGAGCAGCAGCTGGTGGAGCAAGAGCAGGAACTTGCTGCCCTCAGGGAACGGCTGGTGTTCACCGAGCTGCAGAACCTGAAAATTTCACAGGAAGAAATTATTGGCTCTCAAAATACTGAAGACATTCCTAGCATACCTGAGAGTTCTGGAGCGCTACCTGGTCTTGAAGACGTTTCGGAAGACACAACACTGATTGCAGTAGATACAGAAACGTCTGCTATGTCTACATCTGTCGTGTCCTCATATGGTGACAACGAGAGCAGTCCCGAGATGACTGGACCTCAACCTGAGTCACCTGTAGAGTTAAAGGGAGCTTCCTCAGATGAGATGGTAACTAGCACAGACTCAGAAGTCGCTCATAGCAGCTGGACACTTCTGGAAGCTATTAATCAAGATGCAGGTCAAGACTGGCCTCGACAAGTTCAGGACTTAAATGCTCTTCACCTTTCCACCCAGTCCTGGGAAGAAACTAGCGAAGAGCAGGTCACATCTACATGCTCGATGGTGAAGGTAGAGTCATCATCCATGATTATCCAGGAAACGGTACAGATTCAAATTAGCCAGCAAGAAGCAAACCTGCTGAATGCTGATACCAGTCCTAGTCAGGCTTTTGCACAGATCCTGGCAGAGGAACTCCAGAAAAGATACAGTGAACTACTGAGTGAACTTCAACAAATGAAGGATTCAGCTGCTGAATCTCAGGAGAAAGTACACCTCCTGGAAGAGGAACTGAAGTCACTGACAGTTGTTAAAGATGAAGCAGAGGCAAGGGCCTTAACGTATGAAAGAGACTTGATGGAAGCTCAAGCTGAGATTCATAGAGAAGCAGAGCAGAAGACATCAGAGAAAGATGAGCAGAAGAAAGTCCTCGAGGAACAACTGGAGAGCTTGCAAAAGGAGGCTCAATCCAAAGATCAGAAGATCCAATCGCTGCAGGCAGATCTTGATGAGATTCAACAGAAACTCATTGACAAAGAAGGTCAAGTCCAGATGCTGGGTGCACAGTTAGAGGACAGAGAACTTGTCTCCTCTGAACTGGAGGAGAAAGTCTTTGCCATGGAGGCAAGGATTCAGCAATTTTCTGAGGAGGCTGAGAGAGCTAAAGCTGCTCTCCTTGGCAAGACCACTGAATATGACGATTTGCAGCAGTCCCTTTCCCTGAAAGAGCAGGAAATGGTGGAACTCAGTGATAGCATGACCGCCAAACTGCTTCAAGCAGGTGAGGAAAAGTTTGCAATATCTAGTGAGGTCAAAATGCTAAAAGAGCAGATGATGGAACTTGAGAAAACCTGGCATGACCAGCAGAAAGGGAAAGCAGATAAAACAGCTGATGAAAGTGAGGACTTGGTAGCTTTGCGGAAGGAGAACGAGAACCTAATTGCTCAAATAGCCGCCATGAGAACAGATGGAGAACAGGTGAAGCGAAAGTTGCAGGCAGCTTTGGTACAGCGCAAAGAGTTGATGAAAAAGATTGCTGGGTTTGAGAAGGAAGCAGAAGGTTGGAAAGAAAAGGTCAACGTAGATGGAGATGTTACCTCTGAGGAAAGTGAGCGAGAACAAGAACTACAGAAGCTTGAAGCACAATTGCAAGAGACCAGACAAGTCTTGAATTCCAAAGAAGAGGCCTTGAATGTTCTGGAACAGAAAACGCTGAGCCAAGATCAAGCACTGGCCGAGGCGCATGTAGAAATCCGACGCCTGATTGAGGAGGCTAAAGCATTACGTGAACATGAACAAATGATACACCAAGTTCAAGAAGATAACACTAGACTCCAGTCACAGGTCACCAACATGGAATCTGCTCTTGATGCACTGCAGAGAAAGCACCAGGAGGCTGTGGATTCTCGTAAAGACACCCTGCGCAAGGCGAAGGAAAAGGATAGGCACCATCGTGAGCAACTGAGGCAGCAGAAAGAAGAGTACACTGATCTGCTAGAACGTTTTGAAGCTAAGGACGAAGAGAAAGCTAAGCTGATAAAACATGTGGAAGAGCTAGAAAGTCTTGTGGAGTCAAGGGAAACAGTAGATCAAGAAAAGCTTGTGTATGTAGAGGAAGTGTCTGAGACTACAACTGAGAACGTGGAGAAACCAGGATCAGGGGATTGGGTTCAAGAGGATTGGGTGGACTTTTCCACACCTGATAGTGAAATCAGTCAGCAAGGATCACCAGCTGAGCAACCTCCACAGGCCACATCAGGAAATCATGAGAGTGTGATAAGTTTCCTTCAAGACAAGGTAAAATCTGAACAGGCTGCCCGTGTGGATCTAGAAACACAGCTGCAAGAAAGCCAGGCATCTCTGTCACTCCAGAAGACCGAGTTGCTTGAGCTCAGCAAAGAACTGGAGACATTGAGGTCAAAGGAGAAACAGATTGATGCTCTTTCAGAAGAACTGGATGCTTTGAGAAAAAAGTGTGAGCAAGCAGAAGCCCATGCAGAAATGCTAAAGGCGGAAGTGGAGGAGGCTGCTGATGTGGTGAAGACGAGCATCTCTGATGCAGAATCTCCCGTTATAGCTCTTCAGGCAGAGGTGGATGAGTTTAAGCAGTTCCTCAAAAGCAAAAATGATGAGATCATTGACCTAAGCCAGCAGCTAAGTGAGCAGAGCTTCCTTCTACAGAAACTGCAGGAGACCGTATTGGAAAAAGATCAGCTGATCGCTTCCTTACAAGAGGGATTGAAAGCTGAGCAAGAGAGGAGTCAAAAACTGGAAGCAGAAATCCCACAGAAgcaggaggaagagaaagacaaCAGTGCCAAGCTACAGCAGCTACAACGCAAATTTCAGGCTGCTCTGGTATCACGGAAGGAAGTTCTTAAAGAAAACCAAACTTTAAAGGAAGAGCTGACTAGTGCTGAGAAGTCAAAATCAGAGTTGCTAGCGAAGATTACGAACATCGAGGCAAATCTGAGTACTCTaagcacagagaaagagaaactaATTGAAGAGGTGGACAGGACCTTGTTGGAGAACCAGAGTCTTGGTGCCACCTGTGAAAGCCTTAAGCTAGCAATGGATGGTCTGCTCAACGAAAAAGAAACATACAAACACCAAGCTGATAGCGCCAGAGATGAAGCCGAGCAAGCATCTAGGCGGTGGGAAGAAAAGGTGCAAGTCATGAGGGAGGAGTACGAGACCTTACTGAAGTCCTACGAGAACGTGAGTGATGAAGCTGAACGGGTTAGAAGAGTGCTGGAGGCTGCAAGACAGGAGAGGCAAGAATCGGCGGCCAAAGCGCGGGCCCACGAGGCAGCCAAACAAGAGGCAGAAAAGATAGCAGCGGAAGCTCAGAAGGAAGtagatgttgtgaaggagaaaatgagaaagtTTGCCAAGACAAAACATCAGAAAATTATGGAGCTAGAAGAAGAGAATGAGAAGCTTAGAGAACAAGTAGAGAAGAAAGGAACCAAAGAACAAGACACCAATTGGGAGCAAGAGCTTGAAAAAGTTAAGAATGAGTTTGAAGCTTTGAAAGCTAATTTTGATTCATTAGAAGCTGAACGAAATTCTCTGGAGCAGGAAACTGAGAAGATGAAACAACAGCTGGCTcaacaaatggataaaaagaacAGTGGAATTTTGGATGTTGGTTCCTCTGAGGAAGTTAAGGAACATATAGTTGCTCAGCATTTGAGCCCCATTTTAACTGAAAACCAAGAAGATCTGGCTCTGGGTAGCTTTTCCCTGGAGCAAGAAGTAGAGACTAAAACTGAAAGGACTGAAATCCAACACGCAGAAACTGATGAGCAGCTGAAGGAAAAGGTGCCCGCTCTTGAGGTAGCAGAGGGCAAGTTAAAAGAACTACAAGCAGCTCTTGAAGATGAGAAAAGAACCAGAGCTGAACAAGAATCACTGCTCAATGCAGAGTTGTCTGCTCTTAGGCAACACCTTCAGGAATCTGTGGAACGGGAAGAGAATTTGAAAGAGGAGTGCTCAAAAAGAGAAACCCAGCTCCAGGTGACTCGCACAAGACTTGAAGACACAATGGGAACCAGAGTTGATCAGGGATCTTTGCTTAATGCGGAGCTGTCCTCACTTAAGCACGATCTTCAGGAGTCTGCAGAAAGAGAGCAGAGGCTGAAGGAAGAGTGCTCCAAGAAAGAAAATCAGCTTCAGGAACTTCGCAGAAGTTTAGAGGTTGAGAAGGATGACCTTGAAGAACGACTGATGAACCAGTTAGCCCAGGTGAATGGCAGTATAGCAGGTTACCAACAGGAGGCAGCCAACAGCCGAGATCGCCTTGCAGACCTGCAGCGAGAACTGGAGAAAGTGCAGAGGGAACAAGCTGAGTTGGAGGCTACGTTGGCAGGAGAAAGGGGTCGAGCATCCAGGCTTGAGgaagataaaaggcaggctcaGCGAGAAAGAGCTGAGGCAGAAGCGGAAGCGGGCAAACAGAGAGAGCTCGAGCAGAAGCTTAAATCTGCGCAGAGGGTGAAGGAAGGTAGCCAGAGCCGAGCACGTCAGCTTGAGGAGCTGCTGAGggagaaacagctggaggtccGACAGATGCAAAAAGACTGCATCCAGTACCAAGAACGAATCAGCGTAGTAGACCGGGAAGCTAAGGCTCTTCTGTTGGGTAAAGATGAGGTGTCTAATGAACTTGAAGCAGCTCGTCAAGAGATGGCAAAGATCAAAGAAGAGAGAAGCAGACTTGAATCAGAGTTGTCCGTGTATAAAGGGAATCTGGATATGGCTCAGGCTGAGGTGAGACAGGCACATGCTGAGAAAGTGGCCTCTGAACAACTTCTGCTTCAGCGAGAGGCCGAGTTGAAGTCTGAAGCCGAGCGAACCCTTGATGAGGTGAGATATCGCTTAGGAGCAGAGCTTAAACAGATGGAACTAAGGCTGGAGCAGGCCTACAGAGAccgagaaagagaagaagaggcAACTGTTGTGGCTAAGAATATTGCAGATGCTGCAAAGAAATATGCCCAGGAAACCCAAGCACGTCTGGATGAATCTCTAGCGCGACTGGCTGCCTTCTCGCGCTCCATGTCCTCGCTGCAGGACGACCGTGACCGCGTTCTGGATGAAGCTAAACAGTGGGAGAGCCGTTTCCACAGCGCCCTCCAGGGAAAAGAGGCTGAATTGAGGGAAGCTGAAGGCAGAGCTAAGGACCTATCTGAGCAACTTCAGAAGGAGACGACACAAAAAGAACAGCTGCAGAGCTCACTGGAGAG GTTGCAGAAAGCAGAGGAGCAGTGGCAGCTGGAGTTGTCTGAAGCAGAGAAAAGGCACAATGAATCTCTAACTGctttggaaaaagaaagagaagagttGCAGCAGAAACTGACCCAGACAGAAAGCTCTCTGGTCCAGGCACAATCTCAACTTACCTCCCtggaagcagaagcagaaggtCTACGCCATCGAGCTAAGGCTCTAGATGAAGCAGTGGACAAGCTTCAGAGCGAAGCCAATCAAGCCAGGGCTGAACTCAAGGAGCgagaaacagaagaaagaagGTTGTGTTTAAATCTGGAGCAACTCGAGACAGACCTGCGTTCCTCTAAAACTCTTACGGACACTCTTCAAGCAGAGTTGGCTGAGAAGCAAAAGAGGGAAGTGGAGCTCCTTGGGGAGAAGGAACACGCTGTCACGCAG GCTGTGGAGGAGGCCAGGAAGGAGGCAGACAGCAGGGCAGAAAAAGCAGAGCGAGAGCTGGAGGAGAGAAGAGCAGTTGTGAGAGATCTTGAGGAGAGGCTTCGTAAAACTGAGGAGGATGCCAGTCACAGCAAAACTCGACTGGACTCCTTCACGAAGGCTATGGGATCCCTGCAGGATGACCGGGACAGGGTACTTAGCCAATACAGGCAGTTAGAGGAGCGACACCTACAG TTTATGATGGAGAAGGACGGTCTCATTCAAGAAGCTGCGACCGAGAACAATGGCTTGAAGGAGGAGCTCCGTGCCCTTCTGGCCCAACGTGATGACCTCAATGCTGAAAACGCCAAGCTGGATGCTCAGCTACATGGCTACCGAGACGAGTTAAAGCAGGTTCTCTCTATGAAGGATTCCCAGCATAAGAAGCTGCTTTCAGTCCAGCTTGAACGTGTCAGTGCcttagaaaaagagagagacgaGTTTCAGGCCAAGTTGGAGGTTCTGGAAAAAGAAGCTTTCGTAAAACGAGGACCTGCAGTGGAGCATGAGATTTTGAGCCAGTCTGGACAGGTTAAAGCTGTGCTCCATGATGCTCCTGGTGCAGAGCTGGAGAAGCTAAGGGAGCAGCTTCAGGCAGCCAGGACAAAGATCAACACCTTGGAGGAAACGCTAGAGTCTGAAAGGGAGGCGTATGCATCCAACGGTAAGGAGTTGAAAGAGCTGCGCTGGGAAGGCGGCATACTTCGGACCCAGACCGAGACGGCTGAGGAGAGGGTGGCTGAATTGGCCAGAGACTTGATGGAAATGGAGCAGAAGTTGCTAGCAGAGAAAGAGGCAGCTGCTCAGCTCCGAGCTCAGAACCAGGCCTTCGGTCAAGCCATGGCCTCTCTGCAGGATTCCCGTGACGCGGCCATCAGTGAAGTGAAGGAACTGCGCCTTCGCATGGAAGAGAGTCACCAATCGGGACACTTATCGGCACCACCTAGCAGCTCTACTGGTGAAATGTGGAGTCTGAAGAATGCACTTTCTGCACTCCAGAATGATCGGGAAAGAATG CTCGAACAGCTGCAGAGGCAGCGTAGCGAGCTGGACAGACTCGGATCTGGAGAGCTCGCAAGACTTACCAAGATCCTGGAGGAGGAAAGGAAGAAGacaggagagatggagaaaaggATGACTATGCTTCTACACGAGAGAGATACAGAGCTGGAGAGAGACCGGCAGGAATTTGCGATGCTCAA GCTGGAGCATAGCGACTTGCAGGCTCAAGCAGAGTCTCTGAGGAAGCAAACTCTTGCGACGCTTTCTGAACGCGACCAGCAGATACGCCAACTCGGCGGCATGCTGGAGGAGGCGCGATCATCACAACCGAAACTACTGCAGGAGCACGCACGCAGACAG GGAAGAATCGCAGAAGACAGCGCCCCCGGAGGCCCCCTCGGGCATAGCGAGGACTATAAGGCCGAATGTGTCGTTCTCCAGAAGAG GTTGGATGAGGAGATGGAGCTGAGGCTCAGCGTACAGGAGCAGCTCAAACG ATACACACAGGATGAGTGGCTCTCAGGACCGCAGGACGTTCACTCTGAGACGGCCGTGCTTATCGAGCCACCAGAGGGTGCTGTTACTCGG aGCCGGAGTGGAGGTCCAAGACTGGCGCGAATGCTACGAGGAGCTTTCTGTTCCCGGCAGAGAACGCCGCTGCTCGTGTCTCTGTACTTGCTGACGATCCACGCCGTGCTGCTGCTCTGTCTGGGAGGATAcctctga